AATGATTCCTTTGACATCACGCCGCTTTCGACAATCAGCTTCACCGCCAACGGCGGTGGAACCGGCAGCACGCTGCTTTATCATGGCGCCGCCACCCTGACGCTGACAGGTTACTCCAGCGGTACGATACTGACCAACGGCCTGTTGAGCGACAGCTACACCGGTATCGGAACCTCCATCACGATCACTGGGAATATCAACCTGAACGTCACCGCCGGGGTCTCCTCGACCAACGGTGCAAATAATGGAGTTGCCGATAACTTCGTGATCACCGGGTCCAACTCGGGTACCTCGATTCTGATCAACGGTTCTGGCCTGCCGAGCATCATCGGTAATATCGTCGCTCTGGGCGTCATTGGTTCGAACGATAACGATACCGTCACCGTCGACAACAGTCAGGCGGCGGTGAATCTGCCCATCTCATTCAACGGTGGCGGCGGCAATAACACTCTGAATGTGATCGGCGCTGCAACTTCGGATAATTTCGTGGTGAATAATTCGCAAGTGAAGATCGATTCCACGACGATCAATTATGCCAACGTGCAGACGATGCAGCTGACGGGTAATGGCGGATCGGACAACTTCGATGTGACGCCGTTGGCCATTACCGCGATCAATATCACCGGTAGCGATTCCGGCACGAGCACGACCAACACGCTGACTTATCGCGGCTCGGGAACCTATACCATCACCGGCAATGATTCCGCAACGATCAGTTCCCCCGGCTTGCAGAACGTGACTTTCACGGGCATTGGTGGCACCACGACCTTCGCGGGCTCTTACTCGCTCGGTATCTCCGCACTGGCTTCAGCCTCCAACGGACCGAACAATGGCGTCCCCGATTCCTTCTACGTCGTGAAGACTCTCACTGGTCTGCAAATTCTGATCAATGGCGTCAGTTCCCCCAATATCCTCGGAACTTTGAACGGGGTGATTGTCACCGGCTCCAACGACAACGATACGCTGAGCGTGGACAACAGCGGCGGCTTGATCACCGCGCCGATTACCTTCAACGGCGGCGGCGGATCCAACACCCTCAATGTGATTGGCAATTCGGGTCAGGTCATCAAACGGGAAACCGTGCTGCTTACCCCCGGCGGGGTCAGCACGCTGACTTACGACCCGACCGACAGTGCCGGAGTGGGTGCCACCGGAACGCTCAGCCCGAATTCACTGGTCATCAGCTTCAATAATGTCCTGAATGTGGTCGATACGACCGCCGCGCAGGAGACCGACTACTACGGTTCCGTCGGCGCCGACCAGATCGATCTCACAAACGGCGCCGCCGCTTTCGGCGCTCAAACACTGCAGATCCAGAATCTCGGCGATAGTTCCCCGGTAGTCTCGTTGGCGAATAAGGGAACTCTGACCGTCAATGGATTGGGGGGTGGAGATTCCTTCCTGGTCAACACCACACAGGGAGCGACCGGGCTTTCGACACTCGATATCTATGGGAATCACCTCCCCGGACTGGCCGGTGCCGACGGCAGCGAAACCAACAACTTCAGCGTGATTGCCACCTCGGCCGCGCTCACGACCAGCATCAATGGGCAGGGCATCGACGATACATTCACTCTCGGGGACACCGGAGGAAGCAACTCGATCTCCGGTATTCTGGGAGCGCTCAGCCTGATCGGTGGGGGCACCGATCCCACGGTTACTTCCGGCTACACGGTCAACGGAAATTCCATCTCTCTAATCACCGGGAACATTCTCACAGTTAACGATGGTAATTCCTCGGGTAATCTGGCTTACACACTCACTCCAACGAGCTTGTCGCGAAATGGCCTGGGAGCGATCTCCTTCAGCAGTATCGGTACCCTGCAGATGACCGCTGGCACGGGTTCGGATAGCATTCAGGTGAGCAACACCGGCGATAATACCGCGACCATTGTGCATGGAGGTACGGGCAGCGATAACATTACCGTCGCCAGCACCGGCGTCGGCAGTTATCTCGATGTTACGAATGCGGGCAGCGGCGGGAACAACACGATCAATCTTCAGGCTGAAGGTCTCAATGGCTTGATTCAGCTGACGGGCGGAGCTCGCAACGACACATTTAACGTCGGTAGCACTTCCAATAACTTGAATTCGATACTCGGAGTCCTGGGTATCAATGGCGGTGGCAATCTGGCCGCTCCAACCAGTTCTCTGACCGTCGGAACGGTGACCAATACTTATGCGGTGGGCGATACGCTTAACCTGAACGATTCGGGCGACCTCGGCACGACCTACGGCATTTCCGGCACGGCCATAACCCTCCCGGGTCTCAATCCGATCGGCTACACCAGCATTGGTACTTTAAACCTTCTGGCCGGTAGTACCACCGATACGGTGAATGTGGCCTCGATAGCATCGAACGCCACAACGACCATCATCACCGGAGCCGCGGCAGACAACATCAATATCTCGGGGACAGGCAGCAGTGGAAATCTGATCGTTTCGGCCGGAGCAGGGAAAAATGTTTTCAACGTTACCGGCACGGGCGCTGGCAGTCTCGTCTCGCTGCAAAATAGCACGACGGGCAGCACCGATCAATTCAACGTGGGCACCAGCGGCAACTCGCTCAGCGGTATTCAAGGAGCTCTGGGCCTCAGCGCGACCGCCGGGACGAACGCGGTTTCGTTGAACGACCAGGGCGATGGCGGCAACAATACCTATCTTCTGAAACCCAATTCGCTGTCCTGGAATGGCGGACCGAATATCGTTTTCCAAGGCGTGCAGACCATTCTCCTTAACGGGTCGGCTGGTAGCGACACTTACAACGTGAATGGCACGACGGCGGGATCGACGACGACCCTAAACGATGGAGCGGGCGCTTCGACGTTCAACGTTCAGGGCGCGGGCCTGGCCGGTAACAACATCCTTCTGGGCAACGGCGGTGGCGACACCTTCAACGTCAATGCGGGAACCGGCATTACGGCCACCAGCGTGAGCATCAGCGGCGGAGAATCCAACAGCGTCCTGTCCTACCTGAACGTCAACGGCACCAACGGTAATGACAATGCCTCGTTACACCTGGGATCCGGCAGCTACGGCGAACAGTTCCTTGGACTCGGTTCCACACCGCTGAATTTCGACACCATCGGCGATGTGACCTTTAACGGGGCCACGGGAGCCGCCAACTCCAACAGCTTCACGCTCTACAGCCTGAATAATACCCAGTTTGGTTCGACGACGGGGGTGGGTTTCAACCTGGCCAGCGGTATCATCTACCGTCCGATTTCGGCAACCTCCGGCGATGTTCGACTCAATATCAACAATGCGGGCGTGCCGGTTAATCCTTCACTGACGCCCACGATCCATTTCCAGAATGTCAATAAAAGCTTCACCATCGATGGCGGAACTAACCCGGCCGGATCGAGAGATACGGTCACTGTGTTGGGGGTCAGTACGACGGGGCTGGCCTCGACGCCCTACAACGAAACGACTGCCACGAATGGCTCGAACCAGATCAAGGTAACCGATTCCGAAGTCGACATCACTAACGCGACCCTCGGGGTACTGCGTTCGGTGAAGCTCGACACGGCCACTTTGCAAAATCTGGTGGTGCGAGCGGGCAATCAAACTTCAGGTTTGGTGGGCGATACGGTCAGCGTCGTTCCTTCGAAGCTGATCAATATTCTGGTCGACGGCATGGATCCCAAGTCGCAGATCGGCGGCGACACGATCAACCCGTTGACCACCGGCTCCCGCACACTGACCAAGATCACCACGGCCGCGCTGGGTGGTTCGCAGACTCGCGTCACCCAGTCGAACGGGGCCAGCTTTGGCTACGTGAATTTCGAGCATGTCAGCGGTACGGGAATCATCGTCACTGGCGGCGATGCCGGTAATTACTCCCTGGTGAATGTCTACTCGGCAACCAATCCGGGCGGTGCTCCTAAATTCGTTCTGGAACCCTACGACAATCTGTTCAAGGGTGGCACTCAAGTAGCCGTCGGTGATGTCAACGGCGATGGGATCCCCGATATTATCACGCTTAACGGGACTGGGGCCGATCCTCACGTGGAAGTCTTCGACGGGCTGACGGGAGCTTTGCTGCAAAGCTATATCGCCTTCACCAATTACCTGGGCCCAACCACTCTGGCCGTGGGCGATGTCAACGGCGATGGCTACGCCGATATCATCATCGGAACCGGACCGGGTACGGCCCCGCACATCAAAGTCTTCAGTGGTAAAGATGGAACCCTGCTGGATAGCTTCTACGCTTTCTCCACGAGTTTCCTGGGTGGTATCAGCGTGGCGGCCGGCGACATCAACGGCGATGGCAAGGCGGACATCGTAGTGGGCTCGGGCGCTGGCACGCAAGCCCACGTGGTCGTCTTCAGTGGGGCGGATCTCTCCATTCTGAAGAGCTACTACGCCTTTGCACCGACTTATCTGGGCGGCATCAACGTGGCCGTCGGGGATGTCAACGGCGACGGCGTGCCGGATATTATCGTTGCGGCGGCGACCGGCACCTCCGGCCACGTGATGGCTTTCGACGGTGTTACCGATAATGTCCTTGCCAGCTTCCTGACCAGCTTCCCCGCATCGTCCGGCGGCTCGGATGTCAGCTCCACAACGCCGCTCAATGGCGTTCGAATTGCGACCGCCGATGAAACCGGCACGGGAATTGATGATATACTGGTGTCGCGATCGCAAAGTTCCCTGGTACTCAGTTACCGGGTAAGTCCGACCTTTGGACAACTGCCGACCTTCGACACCGGCTTTACCTTCGGCGTCTTCATTGGAGGCGGTTGATCAGTTTTTGGGATGGCTAGCATGAGGCTTGGGCGAATTCAGGGATTTTTGATTTTAGTCGTTTGGTTCGGCCTGAGCCAAACGGCCAGCGCTCACGGGTTGAGTGCGGAAGCCAAGTTGATCGGCAAAACAGTCTACGTTACCGCCTACTTCGACGACGACAGCCCGGCCGCCGAGGCCGACGTCACCATACTCGATAGCCAGCAAAAAGTTCTGCGGAAAAGCAAAACCGACCGAGACGGAAAGTGCGAATTTGAAGTACCGGCGGTCGAGCGCTGCCGGATTATCGTCGATGCCGGGGGTGGCCATCTGGCCCGAATGTGGCTGGATATCCCGCCCGAAACCGATGAGGCGATCCGGGATCTGACACCGGGTCGCAGCCGGGACGATTTTGCCGGTTCCGGAAGAATCTATCGGGCTGGACTGGGACTGGCCTTCCTGCTCGCGGTTTACCTCCTTTACAAGCGTTTCGGCACATCCGCCAGGAATAAAAAATCACCTGCCGACGGCGGTTCTTCAAACCGCGCCTGAATCCTGTTATGATGAATCCATCGGGGAAAGATTTTCTACCGTCTGGGAAGCAATTCTTTTCCGAACCCGGAACCTGTATACTTCTCCCTTATTCCAATTGTCGTTTTGGGGATGCCAAGCTAGATGCTGCAACTGACCGCACTTCGGGAAATCCTTCGATATATTCCCCAATTTCGGGATCGGGTTTTCGTCATCGCCATCGATGGAGCCATCGTCGACGATGAAAATTTCGGCAACCTGCTTTTGGACGTGGCCCTGATGCGGAGTCTGCGAATCGGGGTCGTGATCGTCCACGGCGCCGGCGCTCAAGTGCGGCTCCTCGCCGAAAAAGAAAAAACGGCCATCACCAATCACGATGGTATCGGCATCACCGATCTGCCGACCCTGGAAATTTCCATTCGCGCGGCCAATCGCGTTACCCACGAAATTCTCGTCGGTCTCTCGGCGGTCGATCTCCTCGGAGCCTGCGGCAATCCTTTAGTCGCTCACCCGGCGGGTATCCTCGGCGGCGTCGATCACCTTTACACTGGCAAAATCGAGCGCATGGATGTGGCCATGCTTCGCAACATGCTCGAACACAACATCATCCCGGTCATTCCGCCGCTGGGCAGCGATGGTCAGGGACGGACCTATCGATTGAATTCTGATGCTGTGGCCGTGGATGTCGCCAAGGCGTTGCAGGCCGTGAAGCTCATCTATCTGTCCGAACACTCCGCCCCGAAAATCGGTACCCGGCTGCTCCGCTCGCTGACCATGGAGGAAGCGGGCGTGATCGTCAAAAAGCAGCGCACAGAAATCGTTCCAAACGATGCGATTTCCAAGCTGGAGAACGCCGTGCGGGCGGCTAAGGATGGGGTGCCGCGCGTTCACATCATCGATGGCCGGATGCAGGAGGGACTGTTGGGCGAAGTCTTCTCCAACGAGGGGGTAGGCACGCTCATTCACGCCAATGAGTATCAGTCGATTCGCAAGGCGCTGAAGAAAGATATCCGCACGATCATGAGTTTGATTCAGTTGGGCGTCGATGCGGACGAACTGCTGAAGCGTAGCCGGGCGGAAGTGGAACGGCTGATCGACGATTTCTTCGTTTTCGAAGTCGATGGCAATGCGGTGGCCTGTGGGGCCGTGCATCTGTTTCCCGAGGATAAGAAGGCCGAGCTGGCCTGCGTCTACGTGCAGCAGCGCTACGAAAACCAGGGAATTGGTGCCAAGCTGATTCGCTACGGGGAAGAACTGGCCAAGATCCGGGGCGCGGAAGAGTTGCTGACTCTTTCCACCCAGGCGATTAACTATTTTATTCAGAAGGGGGGCTTCCGGCTGGCCACGCCCGAGGATCTTCCCGGTTTTCGCAAAGAGCGCTACGAACGCTCCGGTCGAAAGTCGCAAGTTCTCATTAAGCGGATTGCGGGCGAGATGGCCGCGGCGAAATAGACATTTTTATCGCTTGGCAACCGCCTGAAAGAATTCCTGAATGCGTTGCACTGCCCCGTCGGGAATTTCATGCCCTCCCGAGTGTAAAAAGGTTATGACTTCGGTTCCTTTGTTCGAAGGATATTCCGTGCAGTGCGTACCCGCCGGTTTGCCCGTCGAATCGCAGCCATTCAGTTTTCGTATTTCTTCGATAGTGCGGATCTGCTGTTGATAGCGGACCAGCGGATCTTTCTCCCCGGCCACATGCAGACAGGGCTTGGGCTTCATTCCCTTGAAATCTTTCAGATCGAGTAAAGCCGCGATGGGAGCCACGGCGGCTATGGTGTCGTTGCGGGCCGCCCAAAGAACGTAGGTAAAGAAGCCGCCGTTGGAATGCCCGGTCACGAACACTTTCTTTTCATCAATGCCGTAATCTTTTTGAAAGCTCTTCAGCAGGGCATCGTAGAATTCGAGATCGCGATCCTGCTGATCGCCGATCGCTTTTTGCCAGCCCGCTCGTTTCCCTTCCGGATCGATGAACGGCGCGGCCGTGGGCAGTCCTTGCGGGTAAACGGTAATCGCGTCTGGCCAGCTCTCGTGAAATTTGAATTTTCGGGCGGAGAATTCCGCCGTGCCGCCATGGCCGTGAAATGCGAAAATCAGAGCGGGTTTGCTGACCGTTGTAGCGGGGACATGGACGAGTGCTTCGCGTGTAGTGTCTCCCACTTTCCAGGTCATCCGTTTCAATCCGGCGATTTCTTTTGAGGATTTATTCAGCTTCTCCCGCAAGGATTTTGTGCCTTCGGCAGGCGGTTGAGCAAACAGGGCGGGGCAGACGGTCAGGAAAGATAAAAGGAATAGCAGGCCGCGATACATGATCTATCTCGTGCAGGAAAACAGTCTATTACCGAGGGATACTAGATTAACACGGGAGAGTGTCAGGAGTTACGACGGCGAGAGAAGAATTTGAGTTTTATCGCTTCGCGAGTTGAGGGAGAGTCCTTCCTACTTAGCTGCACTCTTTTACGATCTCTGAATGTCGAGGGGAAGATTCGCAGCGGGGAGTTAAATGATTTCTCGACAAAATGCCTATGAATGTGGTACCGAGTTAGGTTTTCTAAATTACAAAAAATTCGGGCGAATATAATGATAGTAATCAGAGGAGAGTGAAATATGAGCTTTCGATGCACGAGATGGACGAACGACCCCATTTTTTGGGTGGTGCCTATTGTGTTGGTAGTATTTGATTTTTTTATTTTTGGATTTTTGATCGTCGCAATAGAGCGGCTCGCCTATGAAAGTCTGCTTTTCTTAGGACTCGCAATAATTTTAGGATTGGGGACTTTGGAGTCTTGGAACATGGTTTTGTTTCCTCATGAATTGGAATTCGTGTTGGAGGCAGATCGTATTCGCTGGGGTCGGACCGAAAAACCAAAAAGTCAAAAAGTGGTTCATTTTTCTGAAGTCAAAGAATTTCTGTGGGATGCGAGTGAAAGAACCTTACTCGCGGATACGAATTCTATGGGCGGCTTAACAACGATTGGAGAAGGGGTTCTTCGAAGTGATAAATTACGAGAATTTCTCGTGCATTTTGAGGAATGTCTTCAACAACATCACCCCGGAAAGAAAATTTTGGATAGAGGAAGTAGTAAGGTTCTCACTAATATCAGTGGGGATTTGAAATAGATTTGAAATCATTTCGTTCGTTCGCGACCCCAATGCTTCAGAGAAAAACCCAGTAAAATAGCCTTCTGACAAACCTGTAGGGTATTGTTAGAATAAGCGACTTTTGTTGCTGAGCTTAAAAATATTTGCATTCACCGAGCCTTCCCATGAATCTGCTTCGCACTCACCATGTGGCCGTGATCGTTTCGAACTATTCGAAGTCGAAGCATTTCTACACGGAGATTCTGGGTCTGGAAGTGATCCGGGAAGTGCATCGTAAAGAGCGGGATTCCTATAAGCTCGATCTGCGGATCGCCGACGGCACCCAGATAGAACTCTTTTCCTTCCCGAATCCGCCGAAGCGACCTTCCTATCCCGAGGCTTGCGGCCTGCGGCACTTGGCCTTCGAGGTGGCCGATCTTGATGTTACCGTGGCGGAACTAACGGGTCACGGCGTGACGGTGGAGGCCATCCGAATCGATGAGTTCACGGGTAAGCGGTTCACGTTTTTCAGTGATCCGGACGGCCTGCCGCTGGAGTTGTACGAGAGGTGAGGGGGGGAGCTTCTGCGATCTTTGACAGCAAGACAGAGCTTGCCAGTAGTCCGAAATCTCCACCTCGACTACGCATAATCAGAAAAGAACATCCTCCACTCTCTCTTTCTTCGCTGCTAAACGCGGTGTGCAGACTTCTCCGCAATCGAGGGTGCACACAAACCTTCGAATTTGACGATATTTCAAAGGTCCACCGGACTTTTTGGGGTCAAAAAGGGTCATTCTTTCCGGGATTTCCCTAGAGAGGTCATCAGGTCATCATTTTGGGCATAGTGGAGAAACGTCTTTTTGATGACCTTCGGTTATTTCTTGGGAAATACGCCTGTTTTGGGGCGATTCGTCGAAAACGGATTTTGAATCAAACTGATGACCTCCTTCTTTGAAGAAATGTTCGCGATCTAGTGCGAGAACGAAGAGAATTGGACAGCTAATGCTCTCAGGCGGGCCTTTGAAATCGGAAAAGGACCTATTCCCTGCACACTATAGCATAACCTTGTTGAATTGAATAACTATGTGCGTTGTTAGACGGCGGGAATCGATTTGAACGATTCTTATTAGCGACGCGCTAGCGGAGCGCTATTAGTACGCACTGCATCGAGACTGTCGCG
The genomic region above belongs to Telmatocola sphagniphila and contains:
- a CDS encoding FG-GAP-like repeat-containing protein, whose amino-acid sequence is MAQNRLKKFVKSFLPLNLLEPASKKHVSKKRSRLNLLSLEDRLVPTGSWSFVKNPVPDGDAAQTAIILSNGSVLVKGGGDSATTAYYELTPDNTGSYINGTWSVVGSMNDPRLFASSVVLQNSQVLTVGGEYPDFQNTAEVFNPVTQSWTLVPSVPTPDGGFGDDPLSVLPNGNVLAGYYNGPQTYIYNPTTNTWTNGPNKLDNDPSDEESWVKLANGDILSYSIFSSINDNVGEAQYYDPTKNEWFETGTLPALLSTPNEGYELGPALLMDDGRAIFFGTHSNTAIYDPTTNTWSAGPDIPNGYTMSDAPGAIMPNGNILIATSPVDTDDSFPSPTVIYELNTQTMTYTDVTPSGFGLDSLPSFTENMLVLPTGQVMMVNDSGTVAIYTPDGTPDPAGTPTITGITKTGGVLTLTGTKLTGLNEGAAYGDDDEMSSNYPLVQLTDMNGNVHYGYTYNWSSTQVQTGNLPITTNFSIPSNLTGAYLLSSVVQGQTSNSFLYVQPGAGANNLTVEIDPSDSTKIEILQGNTEVGLFDLNSFSQIYVNGATGNNLNTTVSISEAVAALGVPINIYGSTGTNNHLTLKLEGTSSSDSFVSGANSASIDGYSINFTGVTSVVFDGNGGNDSFDITPLSTISFTANGGGTGSTLLYHGAATLTLTGYSSGTILTNGLLSDSYTGIGTSITITGNINLNVTAGVSSTNGANNGVADNFVITGSNSGTSILINGSGLPSIIGNIVALGVIGSNDNDTVTVDNSQAAVNLPISFNGGGGNNTLNVIGAATSDNFVVNNSQVKIDSTTINYANVQTMQLTGNGGSDNFDVTPLAITAINITGSDSGTSTTNTLTYRGSGTYTITGNDSATISSPGLQNVTFTGIGGTTTFAGSYSLGISALASASNGPNNGVPDSFYVVKTLTGLQILINGVSSPNILGTLNGVIVTGSNDNDTLSVDNSGGLITAPITFNGGGGSNTLNVIGNSGQVIKRETVLLTPGGVSTLTYDPTDSAGVGATGTLSPNSLVISFNNVLNVVDTTAAQETDYYGSVGADQIDLTNGAAAFGAQTLQIQNLGDSSPVVSLANKGTLTVNGLGGGDSFLVNTTQGATGLSTLDIYGNHLPGLAGADGSETNNFSVIATSAALTTSINGQGIDDTFTLGDTGGSNSISGILGALSLIGGGTDPTVTSGYTVNGNSISLITGNILTVNDGNSSGNLAYTLTPTSLSRNGLGAISFSSIGTLQMTAGTGSDSIQVSNTGDNTATIVHGGTGSDNITVASTGVGSYLDVTNAGSGGNNTINLQAEGLNGLIQLTGGARNDTFNVGSTSNNLNSILGVLGINGGGNLAAPTSSLTVGTVTNTYAVGDTLNLNDSGDLGTTYGISGTAITLPGLNPIGYTSIGTLNLLAGSTTDTVNVASIASNATTTIITGAAADNINISGTGSSGNLIVSAGAGKNVFNVTGTGAGSLVSLQNSTTGSTDQFNVGTSGNSLSGIQGALGLSATAGTNAVSLNDQGDGGNNTYLLKPNSLSWNGGPNIVFQGVQTILLNGSAGSDTYNVNGTTAGSTTTLNDGAGASTFNVQGAGLAGNNILLGNGGGDTFNVNAGTGITATSVSISGGESNSVLSYLNVNGTNGNDNASLHLGSGSYGEQFLGLGSTPLNFDTIGDVTFNGATGAANSNSFTLYSLNNTQFGSTTGVGFNLASGIIYRPISATSGDVRLNINNAGVPVNPSLTPTIHFQNVNKSFTIDGGTNPAGSRDTVTVLGVSTTGLASTPYNETTATNGSNQIKVTDSEVDITNATLGVLRSVKLDTATLQNLVVRAGNQTSGLVGDTVSVVPSKLINILVDGMDPKSQIGGDTINPLTTGSRTLTKITTAALGGSQTRVTQSNGASFGYVNFEHVSGTGIIVTGGDAGNYSLVNVYSATNPGGAPKFVLEPYDNLFKGGTQVAVGDVNGDGIPDIITLNGTGADPHVEVFDGLTGALLQSYIAFTNYLGPTTLAVGDVNGDGYADIIIGTGPGTAPHIKVFSGKDGTLLDSFYAFSTSFLGGISVAAGDINGDGKADIVVGSGAGTQAHVVVFSGADLSILKSYYAFAPTYLGGINVAVGDVNGDGVPDIIVAAATGTSGHVMAFDGVTDNVLASFLTSFPASSGGSDVSSTTPLNGVRIATADETGTGIDDILVSRSQSSLVLSYRVSPTFGQLPTFDTGFTFGVFIGGG
- the argA gene encoding amino-acid N-acetyltransferase, with amino-acid sequence MLQLTALREILRYIPQFRDRVFVIAIDGAIVDDENFGNLLLDVALMRSLRIGVVIVHGAGAQVRLLAEKEKTAITNHDGIGITDLPTLEISIRAANRVTHEILVGLSAVDLLGACGNPLVAHPAGILGGVDHLYTGKIERMDVAMLRNMLEHNIIPVIPPLGSDGQGRTYRLNSDAVAVDVAKALQAVKLIYLSEHSAPKIGTRLLRSLTMEEAGVIVKKQRTEIVPNDAISKLENAVRAAKDGVPRVHIIDGRMQEGLLGEVFSNEGVGTLIHANEYQSIRKALKKDIRTIMSLIQLGVDADELLKRSRAEVERLIDDFFVFEVDGNAVACGAVHLFPEDKKAELACVYVQQRYENQGIGAKLIRYGEELAKIRGAEELLTLSTQAINYFIQKGGFRLATPEDLPGFRKERYERSGRKSQVLIKRIAGEMAAAK
- a CDS encoding alpha/beta hydrolase family esterase, producing the protein MYRGLLFLLSFLTVCPALFAQPPAEGTKSLREKLNKSSKEIAGLKRMTWKVGDTTREALVHVPATTVSKPALIFAFHGHGGTAEFSARKFKFHESWPDAITVYPQGLPTAAPFIDPEGKRAGWQKAIGDQQDRDLEFYDALLKSFQKDYGIDEKKVFVTGHSNGGFFTYVLWAARNDTIAAVAPIAALLDLKDFKGMKPKPCLHVAGEKDPLVRYQQQIRTIEEIRKLNGCDSTGKPAGTHCTEYPSNKGTEVITFLHSGGHEIPDGAVQRIQEFFQAVAKR
- the gloA2 gene encoding SMU1112c/YaeR family gloxylase I-like metalloprotein, coding for MNLLRTHHVAVIVSNYSKSKHFYTEILGLEVIREVHRKERDSYKLDLRIADGTQIELFSFPNPPKRPSYPEACGLRHLAFEVADLDVTVAELTGHGVTVEAIRIDEFTGKRFTFFSDPDGLPLELYER